A genomic region of Haliotis asinina isolate JCU_RB_2024 chromosome 1, JCU_Hal_asi_v2, whole genome shotgun sequence contains the following coding sequences:
- the LOC137283422 gene encoding uncharacterized protein — protein sequence MSNKSRSSSLIDDDKSKIDMLSSTIGSQSATAQSSQDSGFKEDGVPRQDIDGARGRPRQAKSVIHVSSTSCDVTSDTRPRSRPRRRSRGSTMRSAVVDNISQPEYFSDSGTEEWGAVTPPREESLTGMSLMTATSSDTGPPPSGVYDEPDDADYLYSNMTTMSLTESSSRSSSVEFESVIEEELIVAKGVEMTYCTPQPVPHLLYINSSSETPVKIKWPLSNGRFLRAVEDTDKPSIIIDIFRKQFKEQYYFVREIKNAIDTNNRMYSLMCFRYDLYGQSFYLTPVITSGNCRAETFDFQFRRADKRDVVTEAITETNSKYWYELQRHEFSVLRSFAYTEYCLSIEKGRRVVLRNTHGQTPTERNYAIQIFEDQQSLSESGSVSERLSRGVKSFFCINQF from the exons ATGTCGAACAAGTCGCGTTCGAGTAGTTTGATCGATGACGACAAATCAAAAATTGATATGTTGAGTAGTACAATTGGATCCCAGTCTGCGACAGCGCAGAGTAGTCAAGACAGTGGGTTCAAAGAGGACGGTGTCCCAAGACAGGATATCGATGGAGCACGTGGAAGACCAAGACAGGCCAAGTCGGTGATACATGTTTCATCAACCAGCTGTGATGTCACGTCAGATACTCGTCCCCGAAGTCGTCCCCGAAGACGCTCTCGAGGATCAACGATGAGATCAGCTGTCGTGGATAACATTTCTCAACCAGAATATTTTTCAG ACAGTGGAACAGAAGAATGGGGCGCAGTGACACCCCCACGGGAGGAGAGTTTGACGGGGATGTCCTTGATGACAGCTACTTCGAGTGATACTGGACCACCGCCCAGTGGAGTCTACGACGAGCCTGATGATGCAGATTACCTATACTCGAACATGACAACAATGAGCCTCACAG aatCTTCGTCTCGATCCAGCAGTGTCGAGTTCGAATCGGTAATTGAAGAAGAGCTCATTGTTGCTAAGGGGGTGGAGATGACATACTGCACCCCACAACCTGTCCCTCATCTGCTATACATAAACTCGTCCAGTGAGACACCGGTCAAAATAAAATGGCCGCTGTCCAACGGCCGGTTTTTGAGAGCAGTCGAAGATACGGACAAACCTTCAATTATCATCGACATCTTCCGAAAACAGTTCAAAGAACAATATTACTTCGTCAGGGAGATAAAAAACGCTATTGATACGAATAACCGAATGTACAGCTTAATGTGTTTCCGGTATGACCTTTATGGTCAGTCGTTCTACCTCACCCCCGTGATTACATCCGGGAACTGCCGAGCAGAGACATTTGACTTTCAGTTCCGTCGTGCTGACAAACGTGACGTGGTCACAGAGGCAATTACGGAGACAAATAgtaaatattggtatgaactcCAGAGACACGAGTTCTCAGTGCTCAGATCCTTCGCCTATACCGAATATTGTCTTAGTATTGAGAAAGGACGGCGAGTGGTGCTAAGAAACACCCATGGTCAAACCCCCACAGAGCGAAACTATGCGATTCAAATATTCGAGGATCAACAATCGCTTTCAGAAAGTGGGTCTGTTTCTGAGAGATTGTCTCGAGGTGTAAAATCGTTCTTTTGTATAAATCAATTTTAG
- the LOC137283432 gene encoding uncharacterized protein, translating into MAVQLIDHVKEEPVQLKSEQFKSGHFLQVTEDLKLCVGSQVSDSGNVLTFREFTAMSEDFTDGQCGDCLVSIQFDRHGANYVVCPYRKRATWETTLQLRVKKVKLEDTVNRKAERVDNKCRIYWFKLKSSKSGACVYESLAYKDFYVSIEGETVLLRKCAHGIPQTENFQIGVFPIHKFSETYHRVTTEERREMVNGETRSIAVTHEDDRLFTSGAYVLGDRGDVQLTDLHATEIKHTEVYEGKCVSEKSRHSDTTDIEQNVPVDKSPEIRSPDSPEMSSASSPAQSVCRGAQPSTVSYGSSVMHEETSFSIKSTNIRSTPPSLTEHSSGADKVSASGCDLSSASPPKTPEVMATERTTPSVTEVEINVDDFANNTHSPKHAPTARDITNEVRKDGDSSRELTKDSEKISAKKEKKRKRRFALSRIFSCVSSRSAD; encoded by the coding sequence ATGGCAGTACAACTCATCGACCACGTGAAGGAGGAACCGGTCCAGCTTAAAAGTGAGCAGTTCAAATCTGGACACTTTCTCCAGGTCACAGAGGACCTGAAGTTATGTGTCGGCAGTCAAGTAAGCGACTCAGGCAATGTGTTGACTTTTAGGGAATTTACTGCAATGTCCGAGGACTTCACTGACGGTCAGTGTGGGGATTGTCTTGTGTCCATTCAGTTTGACCGCCATGGAGCAAACTACGTGGTATGTCCCTACAGAAAGAGGGCGACATGGGAGACAACCCTGCAGCTTAGGGTTAAGAAGGTGAAGCTTGAGGACACAGTCAACAGAAAGGCCGAGAGAGTCGACAACAAATGTCGCATTTACTGGTTCAAACTCAAATCTTCGAAATCTGGGGCTTGTGTATATGAATCCCTGGCTTATAAAGATTTTTACGTTTCCATTGAGGGGGAAACGGTGCTATTGAGGAAGTGTGCACATGGTATACCTCAAACGGAGAATTTTCAGATTGGTGTATTTCCAATTCACAAGTTTTCAGAGACTTATCATAGAGTAACGACCGAAGAACGGAGAGAGATGGTCAACGGAGAAACACGAAGTATTGCTGTCACCCATGAAGACGATCGTCTTTTTACTTCAGGAGCGTATGTCCTTGGCGATAGAGGTGATGTTCAGTTAACGGATTTACATGCCACTGAAATAAAACACACTGAAGTCTATGAGGGAAAATGCGTCAGTGAGAAATCGAGACACAGCGACACCACTGACATAGAACAAAATGTCCCAGTTGACAAATCTCCCGAAATCAGGTCGCCTGATTCTCCAGAAATGTCGTCTGCATCCTCGCCCGCACAATCTGTGTGTAGGGGAGCTCAACCGTCGACAGTCTCTTACGGGTCGTCTGTTATGCATGAAGAAACGTCATTTTCGATAAAGTCAACGAATATCCGAAGTACACCACCGTCTTTAACTGAACATTCGTCTGGCGCTGACAAGGTGTCGGCTTCAGGGTGTGACCTGTCGTCTGCTTCCCCACCAAAGACACCGGAAGTGATGGCAACTGAGAGAACCACGCCGTCGGTGACTGAAGTCGAAATTAATGTTGATGATTTCGCCAATAACACGCACTCACCTAAACATGCGCCCACAGCACGTGACATTACTAATGAGGTTCGGAAGGATGGTGACAGTTCAAGAGAGCTCACCAAAGATTCCGAAAAGATATCGGCTAAGAAGGAAAAGAAACGAAAGAGACGTTTTGCGTTGTCCAGAATATTTTCGTGTGTGTCATCACGCTCAGCCGACTGA